The Streptococcus pluranimalium genome contains a region encoding:
- a CDS encoding cysteine desulfurase family protein produces MIYFDNSATTQVYPEVLRTYQEVTTKIWGNPSSLHRLGSQSSRILEASRKQIADLLGKKAEEIFFTSGGTEADNWALKGIAFEKQAFGKHIIISAIEHPAVKESAEWLSQQGFEVSLAPVDIRGFVDLDALKELLRPDTILVSVMAVNNEIGSIQPIQEISDLLADRPNLTFHVDAVQAIGKIPTESYLTDRVDLASFSGHKFHAVRGVGFLYKKSGKKISSLLTGGGQEKDLRSTTENVAAIAAMAKALRLVKDKEAVAVSKIAKMKEIILGELEKHDDILVFSGQDGFAPNIITFGIKGVRGEVVVHAFEEHDIFISTTSACSSKAGKPAGTLMAMGIPTKTAQTAVRVSLDDDNDMGQVEQFLTIFKQVYEKTQKVR; encoded by the coding sequence GTGATTTATTTTGATAATTCAGCAACGACACAAGTTTATCCCGAAGTCCTTAGGACTTATCAAGAAGTGACAACAAAAATTTGGGGGAATCCGTCTAGTTTACACCGTTTAGGAAGTCAGTCAAGTCGTATTTTAGAAGCATCCCGCAAACAAATTGCAGATCTTTTGGGAAAGAAAGCAGAGGAGATTTTCTTTACATCGGGTGGTACAGAAGCTGATAATTGGGCGCTTAAAGGGATTGCCTTTGAAAAGCAAGCTTTTGGCAAACATATTATCATTTCAGCTATTGAACATCCTGCGGTCAAAGAATCCGCTGAGTGGTTAAGTCAACAGGGCTTTGAGGTTTCACTAGCTCCAGTTGATATTCGTGGTTTTGTAGATCTTGATGCTCTGAAAGAGTTATTGCGTCCTGATACGATTTTAGTCTCAGTTATGGCGGTCAATAATGAAATAGGGTCAATCCAACCGATTCAAGAAATCTCAGATTTGTTAGCAGACCGTCCTAATCTTACCTTTCATGTTGATGCGGTGCAAGCGATCGGAAAAATTCCAACGGAAAGTTATTTAACTGACCGAGTTGATCTGGCGTCTTTTTCTGGTCATAAATTTCACGCTGTCCGTGGCGTCGGATTTCTTTACAAAAAATCTGGTAAGAAAATTAGTTCCTTGCTAACAGGTGGTGGTCAGGAAAAAGATTTACGTTCAACAACTGAGAATGTTGCAGCAATTGCGGCTATGGCGAAGGCACTTCGTTTGGTTAAGGATAAAGAGGCTGTTGCTGTATCCAAGATTGCCAAAATGAAGGAAATCATCCTTGGTGAGTTAGAAAAACATGATGATATTCTTGTCTTTTCTGGTCAAGATGGCTTTGCGCCAAACATTATTACCTTTGGTATCAAGGGAGTGCGTGGAGAAGTGGTTGTCCATGCCTTTGAAGAACATGATATTTTTATCTCAACGACTTCAGCCTGCTCTTCAAAAGCAGGTAAACCAGCAGGAACCTTGATGGCAATGGGGATTCCAACTAAGACTGCTCAGACAGCTGTACGTGTTAGTCTGGATGATGATAATGATATGGGACAAGTGGAACAATTTTTAACCATTTTTAAGCAAGTTTATGAAAAAACTCAAAAAGTTAGATAA
- the msrB gene encoding peptide-methionine (R)-S-oxide reductase MsrB, which translates to MVETQEELRQRIGDLAYEVTQNAATERAFTGEYDDFFEKGIYVDVVSGEVLFSSLDKYNSGCGWPAFTKPVDNRRVTNHDDRSHFMRRIEVKSREAGSHLGHVFNDGPIEAGGLRYCINSAALKFIPYEDMASAGYGDFLVLFD; encoded by the coding sequence ATGGTAGAAACACAAGAAGAATTACGCCAACGTATTGGCGATTTGGCTTATGAAGTTACGCAAAATGCAGCTACAGAACGCGCTTTTACAGGGGAATACGATGACTTTTTTGAGAAAGGTATTTATGTTGATGTGGTCAGTGGCGAGGTCCTCTTTTCATCACTGGACAAATATAATTCTGGTTGTGGTTGGCCAGCTTTCACCAAGCCAGTTGATAATCGTCGCGTGACTAATCACGATGACCGTTCCCATTTTATGAGACGGATTGAAGTAAAAAGCCGAGAAGCTGGTTCTCATCTGGGTCATGTTTTTAATGATGGACCCATTGAAGCTGGTGGCTTACGCTATTGTATTAATTCGGCTGCCCTGAAGTTTATTCCTTACGAAGATATGGCATCAGCTGGGTATGGTGATTTTTTAGTCTTATTTGATTAA
- a CDS encoding DUF6556 family protein, whose product MSQQYSRKSKQTGQKEKRRPTEHIKYGLTAFQKTLALVGSILSIIVASITITNYLHSKGTTNEDKSPSSTIVIENNGGQGASNTRSGNTTDTENSSNSSSDYQSEVINPDSSSDTATNDTPASSIPATDTETSPTSQGDGTTDQPAIAQ is encoded by the coding sequence ATGTCACAACAGTATTCTCGAAAATCAAAACAAACAGGGCAAAAAGAAAAGCGTCGTCCTACTGAACATATCAAGTATGGCTTAACTGCCTTTCAAAAAACCTTAGCCTTAGTTGGTTCTATATTATCCATTATTGTAGCTTCCATTACAATCACCAACTACTTACATAGCAAAGGGACAACCAATGAAGATAAGAGTCCCTCTTCAACTATTGTCATTGAAAACAACGGCGGACAAGGAGCTTCCAATACAAGGTCGGGAAACACTACGGATACTGAAAACTCTTCAAATAGTTCTTCTGACTACCAAAGTGAAGTTATCAATCCGGATAGCTCTTCTGATACAGCTACCAACGATACTCCTGCTAGTTCAATACCTGCTACTGATACGGAGACCTCTCCAACTTCACAAGGCGATGGAACAACGGATCAGCCAGCAATAGCTCAATAA
- a CDS encoding CHAP domain-containing protein — translation MSKNKILSIILLCGMIISESAAVTSTVYATVDSEQQTEQSAVITNDKTAEKKENNDKKTASADQSVTETVQSSDNVTLANNGSQTVASEFVETPASTGADSSAPSAETVASSTPETSSTNTDEKKDAVDQSSTKDQTSQPSSTSNTANQKPAANNSSVPATSSKVNPSVKAPAVTTNQGVANSVPTENTVASSTASIESFSNVVLDDAIIVSNQYVDHWSGQDAYTHNLLSKRFGISAEQLDGFLQSTGIDYDSNRFNGENLLKWEKESGLDVRAIVAIAIAESSLGTAGVAKDNQANAFGYGAFDNNPDNAKRFNDEEAIKALTKISIIKNKNNTFKRQDDKARQLANGQLDVAKDGGVYFTDTSGTGKRRAKVMEDLDRWIDQHGGTPKAPALANTLISSGSIASSIPEGFNLSASIDKSGYTAATYPWGQCTWYVYNRAQEFGIAFSPFMGNGGDWRLKLGYETSHEPKQGAAVSFAPGQAGADATYGHVAFVEDVREDGSILISESNVTGLGNISFRTFSAQEAKQLTYVFGQK, via the coding sequence ATGAGTAAAAATAAAATTTTATCTATAATTTTATTATGTGGAATGATTATTTCCGAAAGTGCAGCTGTAACTAGCACAGTTTATGCTACAGTGGATTCTGAGCAACAAACTGAGCAGTCAGCTGTTATTACAAATGATAAAACTGCAGAAAAAAAAGAAAATAATGATAAAAAAACTGCGTCCGCAGATCAGTCGGTAACTGAAACAGTTCAATCTTCAGATAATGTCACACTGGCGAATAATGGATCTCAAACGGTTGCTAGTGAGTTTGTAGAAACTCCGGCTTCTACAGGAGCTGATTCTTCAGCCCCTTCTGCAGAGACGGTAGCATCTAGTACCCCTGAGACGTCAAGTACAAATACAGATGAAAAGAAAGATGCTGTTGATCAGTCTTCAACTAAAGATCAAACTAGTCAACCATCTTCTACATCAAATACTGCTAATCAAAAGCCAGCAGCAAATAATAGTAGTGTACCCGCGACTTCTTCTAAAGTAAATCCATCAGTTAAGGCACCAGCTGTGACAACTAACCAAGGCGTCGCTAATAGTGTTCCAACTGAAAATACTGTAGCCTCTTCAACTGCCTCAATTGAAAGTTTTAGTAATGTTGTTTTAGATGATGCTATTATCGTGTCTAATCAGTATGTTGACCATTGGTCTGGACAAGATGCTTACACCCATAACTTACTTTCAAAACGATTTGGGATCTCAGCTGAACAACTAGATGGCTTTTTACAATCAACAGGTATAGACTATGATAGCAATCGTTTCAATGGTGAAAACTTATTGAAGTGGGAAAAAGAAAGTGGTCTTGATGTCCGTGCGATTGTAGCTATTGCCATTGCTGAAAGTTCTTTGGGAACAGCAGGAGTTGCCAAAGATAATCAAGCAAATGCCTTTGGATATGGCGCTTTTGATAACAATCCAGATAATGCAAAACGTTTTAATGATGAAGAAGCTATCAAAGCTCTGACTAAGATTAGTATCATTAAAAATAAAAATAACACTTTTAAACGTCAAGATGACAAGGCGCGTCAACTAGCAAATGGGCAGTTAGATGTTGCCAAAGATGGTGGTGTTTACTTTACGGATACTTCTGGTACTGGTAAAAGACGTGCCAAAGTAATGGAAGATTTGGACCGTTGGATTGACCAACATGGTGGAACGCCTAAAGCACCAGCTTTAGCTAACACCTTGATTTCTAGTGGTTCTATTGCAAGCTCTATTCCAGAAGGCTTCAATTTGAGTGCTTCTATAGATAAATCAGGCTATACAGCCGCTACTTATCCATGGGGACAATGTACTTGGTACGTTTACAACCGTGCTCAAGAATTTGGTATAGCATTCAGTCCATTTATGGGAAATGGTGGTGACTGGCGTTTGAAATTAGGTTATGAAACAAGTCATGAACCTAAGCAAGGTGCAGCAGTATCATTTGCGCCAGGTCAGGCAGGTGCTGATGCCACTTATGGTCACGTTGCCTTTGTAGAAGACGTCAGAGAAGATGGTAGCATCCTTATCTCAGAGTCTAATGTAACTGGATTAGGAAATATTTCCTTTAGAACATTCTCAGCACAAGAAGCTAAACAATTGACTTATGTATTTGGTCAAAAATAA